The Maniola jurtina chromosome 3, ilManJurt1.1, whole genome shotgun sequence genome segment agcagacagacagacttttggatttataatatatgGACATGGATagtaaactagatgatgtccgcgtcttcgtctgcgtagatttaggttgtTTAAAAATCCTGCGAGAACTCTAAACTCCGGGATAAAGTGGCCtatataaaaaatttacctctaagaggggtaaaataggggtttgtagTTTGTGCAGTTCATGCATAACGCAGAGGAAGTCGCAGGAATAcactagttttatttataaagacaGTAAATTTCTTTCACAGAAATATGTAGTACAGCGAATACGtgataattaagtaaataaaaagttaaaatattgtCACGAAATTCGCAGAGCGCCGCCGCGCGCTGCCGTTGTGTTTTTGCATTTCGCAATTTTGCATCGCTGATTGTGGTTTATGCCGGATTTAACTGAATCGTTGTatctttttttactttaatttaaattggaaatatgtaggtacatttgaaTGTACATGTTTGTTTGATAGGTTAGGAGAGCAAATTGTGATATTAACATATTTTACGAACAgtgtttttaaatttgtttttattgccAAGAGATTAAGAATTAATTGGTAGTCATATTGTTAATTTGATGATATCGTAATTGCCTCGTTGGCGTTGAACCTATCTTATTCAATTGTAGATCATGAAATCTCGGGTTCGAGTCCCGGGTGTTGCCAAAAGTTTATTGCGAAGTTTATTTGGCGGTGTTACACTCCCGTGCCTATATCGTTGGTCGTGAGCCtatctccggtcgtgtcggatttccgacCTATCGGACTATGATAGTGGGAGAAGAGTGCACCCGTGTGTGCACACTTCTGCACAATAATATCTCCTGTAGTTGTCTGATTTAGATTTCGCTTCTATCTATTCGCGTCTCCCGTCTTTTTGTAACATACTCATCAAAATCAGTGCTAGCGTGGTAGGGCGAAGCAATGCTGCTTTGGTATGATATATTGGTTTCATTTTTAGTTAAGTGGCCCGAAGAGTCGCGAAATAGAGAATTGTGGAGGAAGGCTTATGACCAGTTGGGGTCAGTGCTGGATAGTTTACAACTGTTtacttactaatttgtattgtaactTTCAGAGCACCTGAGATCCTTATGGGGGCGAATCACTACACGGCGGCCGTGGACGTGTGGTCAGTGGGCTGCATATTCGGCGAGCTACTTGGTCGGCGCATACTCTTCCAAGCACAGAGTCCCGTACAACAggtatggactaagagccagcacgTCCCAGACTTTCGTTATGTtatgaaagctgaaagtttctctgcgtattgtcctcaacacaggCCTCCCACAACGATAAGCGACTATGAAGTGTCTATCATGGTTGCTTTAGCAGATAAAAGCTAACgaaagtgtaaaaaatcttacgtcaaagtataaagtctacttttttatattttcttcggaatagtattaggaATCACGTCATCCACTGGAAACCCTTGCtggacacaaaaaaaaaaaaaaaaaaacttcgacgtaagatttttacacctttattagctgttatctcccaaagccaccatgatccacacttcatagtcgctgatcgttcttccctagCACACATTTTACAGAAGGTGTCATACCAACCGAAATTCAGCTGCCAAACTTACGCGACTTAATTTTCTCAGGGAGGTCACGACGCTTACCTAATAAACTAATAGACTATGAATTTTTTAAGCCAGCTTTATCACAGGAAGTAATGAAAAGAATTCATTGTAACAATTTCAGCTGGAGCTAATAACGGAGCTTCTCGGAACGCCGTCCCTGGAAGACATGCGGTACGCGTGTGCGGGCGCGCGCGCTCACATGCTGCGacgcgcgccgcgcccgcccgCGCTGGCCGCGCTCTATACGCTCTCCGTGCAGGCCACGCACGAAGCCGTGCACTTGTTAGCCCAGGTGCGTTAACATTCCAGAATCTGTTCTAGCTGGAACGTTCTTGGCAATGTGTTAGGTATAATtcgtaaaaaatgagttctcacgcgacattttaactttgtgtgtcaaatatcatgtcaaaagtatgattATAGTCCTTTTTTGAAGGTGAACCCGTGGTGAAACGTACTTTTGATGTCTCGGCAGGATTGTACGTGTAGATTTGAGACAACTTTGTTACTCATAAGCTCATACCCGGTGGTTAATTGAAGTTCTCCAACGCATAAAGTATTCACGCTTGCAGCTCACTCAGCCATTCGAACTCATTCCTAAGTAGCCTCTCCAGGACGCATTAGACTTCAGAGCGGAATGTACGCATGAAATGCGAATTCCTCCTTATTATGTGTGTAGGACACAAACTTACTCGTAATAGCTCAGTTGCCTCATTATCGTAACTATTCCAGAAACTTCTATTCCTGATACTTAGTTTAGATCGCGCTCTACAATTTTGCTAAGCAACATTCAACCCTCTGAGAAGAAAGTAGGCGGAACCTGATTGAATAAGAAGGTATTTAAATCGAAAAACGTATTTAATAATAACCTAGTCCTAGAGAATATCAATCGCAAAGGTAGGTCAGGGATTTGTTTAATAGAAAAGTCTGTCAGTTCCATGGTTTTTCCGAGAAGCTTTACTGCGTTATTTATTTGCGTTCATTATTATAAGGACACGTGCCCGCGTAACGCGTGTACACCTTTCCGGCACGTTTTATATTGTAGCTGTGGCCGGTGCGGAAGTCTTCTGGCTTCAAAAAGctggtcaagtacgagtcggactcgcacacgaagggttccgtaccatcatacaagatgtAATACTGTGacctttttaattatttattttttaatttgaatggcggtctttttgaaattttcattatttgttgttatagcggcaatataaatatgtatacactctgtgaaaatttcaactctcaacCTATTAggtacggttcatgagatacagcctgctgataAACAAACGGATGGCGAACCTCATTAGTCTGGATCAAGGCCAAAGAAACCTGAGCCAGTGATAAGGGTGCCTGTCAATTGTACTGAAGGGGAGCAGGATTCATTAAATTTATGAGACAAGATGTGacatcaataatctgattggtctgcttaACACATCTTCGCTCCACTCTGCTTCAGAGGAGAGAGACTCTAatgtatacttattacttaccagTGTGGGATGTCAAGCACCTATTTAATTCAGACGATGCAGAGGGTGTTTCATAAGAATGTTTTCAATTTCAGATGCTAGTCTTCGACCCGGCAAAACGTATTTCAGTAGTGGACGCGCTCGCACACCCATATTTGGAAGAGGGACGATTGCGCTACCACTCCTGTATGTGCAAGTGTTGCTAcagcgcgccgcccgccgcaaGACACTACTCGCCCGACTTGGAGCCTGTTGCACCGCACGCTTTTCACGACGGTTGGGAGAGGAAACTTACTTCTGTCCATCAGGTTAAAGGTATGGGGCATTCTTACTCCAATGTCCAAATATTTGTGCTAAAAATTCTCATCAAGAAATTCTTGTCCATGATGATGCCCTCGGGAAATTTAAGGCTGCTGTAGTTGTTTCCCATATCTCCCTGTCTTTGGCTACTACGTTGTCATGATTTCACAAATGTtccactcttttaaggtctgcttcaatggaccTCCTACAGGTGTTGGTTGGTCGACCAGGCCTCCTTTGACCGGCAGGCTACCATTGAAACGCCACTAGCGTTTCCCTCCTTTATTCGCAAAATATGCGAGACCTATGGCCATCGTCTTAGAATAAATTTCCATCCATATTAACATTTCAGAAAAGACCTTAGACAAACTTTTGTGCGTAAATCCTCGTTGGGTATTTTGGAAAACACCTGCAAGTAGCCTGCTCCAAGTTGTTGTTAAGAAGCTCTTTGTCGACTTTGTGCATGTGCAAATGTTACGCGATTGCAAGACATTACTCACTTGACGTAGAGCCAGTTGTGTCACACGCTTTTCACGACGGTTTGGAGAGGAGACTCACTTCCGTGCATCAGGTGACATTCTTGTGTAGGAAATTTTCATTCAAGGTTTACTCCAACATTTGTGTTGAAAATTGTCGTCAATTTGTGCAAATCATTCGCTGCAAATCTTATAGGAAAGAACCCTGGCGATTTTTTGCGTAAGAATCTTCGTCGAATATTCTTATCATTTTCATCTAAGTCACCTGCTTCAAGAAGATTTTTTGAAGCAGGCGACACAGAgctttgaattttttgaaaataacatTTGCAAATCTTTGAACTAGTAGCACCAAAGATATCAAGACGGTTGGGATAGCCTGTTCGTCAGGTTAAAGGCTTGGAATATTCCTAACTGGGAGTTTCCTCGAAACACTTCTTCTGTACAAATTGCTTCTGTTCCAGATCGTCTTTAAGACCATGCCAGGTCCTTGTGCTAAATTGTAATTGAATAATGCGTTCAAACTTTTATGTTACTCgtgtaataactcaaaattgttTGACGGTGTGTGCCCGCAGAAGAGATCCACAAGTTCATAGCGGAGCAGCTGCAGACGTCGCGCGTGCCGCTGTGCATCAACCCGCAGTCGGCCGCCTTCAAGAGCTTCGCAAGGTAAGGCGCCGCAACACCCACGCCCAACGCCACCCAGCAACCAACCGACACTAGGTGATTTCTTTGCGATATAACCTAATCTTGCGGTGCCTACACTCATGGCCAGACTTTACCCTTTAACTTTACTTGTGTGTACCGTCCTTTTGTCCGATATGCTGAAATGTATCTACCTGTCCATTGAAACGGAGCGAAGACCAtaatcagattattgatagactagctgatgcccgcggcttggaccacgtggatttaggtttttaaatattctttgaatttccgggataaaaagtaccctatgtcactctcctcatgcaaaaaatcacgtcatctGTTGCTCCGTAACGACGttgttgaaggacaaaccgacaaacaaacacacttttgcatttataatatgggtagtgattgaaTACTCagattaataacatttttttacaacGATTATTGTCAACTTAATGGCGgttaataactttttatttaaaaatatcatagaaaatataacagaaatgtttgatgacaaaaatatttttgatttgattcaaGATCAAGTTTCCAGCATTAATATCGGACAAGAGACTACAATCACTGTACTAAATAAAGTTTTGACAACCGGCCAAAGTCAGTAGGCACCGTACGCTGAGCTACATATATAGCGACCACCCCGCACCCATATTCGGCCACGCTATTTTCTTTGACGTGTGGACAATGTAATATGTTTGatacaattaaaaaatcataatacaatattttgtatttttgtggGTAGTTTTGCACTGTAGTGACATTTCGAATGAAAGAGGTTTCCACTTATGGACATATAGAAAtagattgataataatttatttatctactgTGGTTTTCGTAGATTATAATAGAAACGTACTCGCAACTGTTGTCTGCACGTCTGATAGACGATAATAAAACGGACTTAAGCAAATGATCATCACAACTAAGTGTGGCACGGTGCGGTAGAACACATGCACGTCAGTGTCACAGCCAAGTTCTCTAAACACGAGTCTACGTCACAGAGCTTTGAATGTATGTCTGTATTCtcgatacataatatttacttttaatatgcCATCTTAGTCCAGACCCGAATCCCCACAACGTGTGTTAAGtcagttcaaattcaaaagtcACGACATTCTGTTACATTCTTAGCaaacttaaaaggtaaacaggTCATTATTACTGCGAACTAATACTGAAACcgtgatacaagtgtaaaacCAAACTTCAGAACGTCTATAGCGTGTCAGAGAAATTTTTTCGAGAAGTTTGGCTTGCCGTGAAAACTTCTTGAAGAAGacttctgcgatttgtttatattttaaggttgctaaagaaatatatagattttaaataaactaCATATAAAAACTACTATTCGATTGGACTCAACTCGCCTCCATTCGAGTAACATGCTAAGTGTGTTTCCGTCCTAAATTTACAAACATGCCACTGGGATTGTTTAAGAGTAAGCCCGTACTGCGAAATTTCACAGCGCGATTTTTATTGCAGAATTCTGTAACATTGCAAAATGATATGAAGCCGCTTGGACTCAATTTCCATATGTCACAGGAAACTGCGAGGAAGTCGCGCGGGGAAATTTCTCAATGCGGACTTACCCTAATAATGTCATTTGTGACGTCAAATATCgagtattttatttgaaaacttacGTTCAAGGCTCTGTTTTTGTATGACATTGAATCGTTTCACATGACGACATTTTGTGACGTCAAATTTGACATCTCTGAAATGTAAATTTCGATGTCACATTGTAATTGAAGCTACGATTTCAATGTCAAAGCCCAATGAATAGGAACCCAGTTTAGTTTAAAGTAATAGCTGAACGGTGGTCGCAAAAGTGAGCCTATGTCGAGATCCCGTCCTTTGTCCACTCCCGAAAAGCCTACCGTAGTTATGTTTTGCagtgtatataaataaattattaatagcCTTCAGAGGTGGTGGGCATATTTGAGGAAGTACTTGACAAAAGCTGAGAGTTTGTATTATATGTTGCATCTCTTCCATGCCAGAGTATGAGCATCCACCTGTCACTCAGTCCGCTGTGGATTCTTGATTTGGTTAAGATGGTATGCGTGTtaaatgggatttaaaaaagagTAGTGGATAAAAGTTTAAACTTATCCTCACCTATTTATTACACATTTAGTACATTAAAGAttttgtgtttcaattttaaaaaatagtcAGATTAAAATAAACACAGTCCACATACTTGACTTGACTTAGACTTAAGATTAAGTTAAAACGGCAGccacattattattaaatttaaaaaaaataatagatttCAGCTGCTTAGGTTTCTATACTCAGAGAGGTACTTGTGTATCTTTTAAGTTAACATAAACTGtgcgtaaatctgtcatttagtaCGAACGGAAAACTGATGGAAAAGTTTTCTGTCACTTTCTTGTCTATAATAAATGACCGATTTACGAATAGTTAACTTTAAATTGAAAGTTACACTTAAGAGTAGGGGTCCTATTTTACAAACTTTCTGCTTTTATCAAATATCTCCTCAAAAATTCCCACCAGTTCTGGGTCTGTAATTTTCTTACGTGCATTCGGGCTGGATTTTGCAAGCCCGACTTGTGCatgggtttaattttttttctttacaccTACTTATCTCTCTCTCCGCTTCCGAGCGACAGTTCTCCGCACCACCGTAGTTCATCAACCCTCTTGAAATGGTGGTTAACATATTTCTAGTAGATCGTGTGTAGTCAGGGGCTGTTCATTTATTATGTTTAAGACTTTGACTTATTGTTTTCAAGGCTCCATTTCTGTCAAGGATGTGCGAGGATGCGAAGTGAGGGGTGTGGGTAAACCAATTTCACTCTAGAGACTATATAAGATTAAGCtatgaaaaaaaagattccgactatttgagaacctcctccttcttttttgaagtcggttaaaaatgtaactATGGTGGGTTTCACTTACATCCCTCGCTACGGAGCTCCGCACATCCCTAGTGAAGAAGATCCGCTATGTCTCTGTCTCTTAAGCGAAGTatcttaataattttttcataCATATTCTTGTCAAATTCGTCAGCTCTACCGAAAGTTTTAAAggttataatacatataattcgGTATCCccttttttatgaaattttgtcGGAGCTGATCTATACGTTCATACCAACCATAGcttatttaattaactttagATTATTGGGATACcctaatatttttaactttgacGTAACTAATCGCGTTGCCAAATTTCAATGGTTGCTTTAATTTagtgttatttgtcaaaatcaAGATACACACCAGTGTGTCTAGCCAagtatctagtttttttttgtcaacacGGTTATTTCTGTCAGAGTTAAAAAATAATCTTCCTGATGATGGGCTTATTGTAGAATATCATTGGCCCCCTTTCTCTTCCTCCTATCTATCTAACCCGCCCCAGCTTCACTCGGGTGGAATTTCTggaaattctttcttagtgaaTCTACGTTGTAGAAAGAGCTTACATGTGAAACCCTTAAGTTTTTAGATTCAGCAGTTTAAACTGTATTATTAAGCCTAATATGTCAGCCAGTCTATCAATCCATCTctctttttatattaaataaacaagCTGACTTATCAACGTACGAATTAGAcataaaaacttgaaattttgctaataagttttctttttaatgtaGATCTCACTAAAAAAGGGTTTCGAGCAATACTACTACTATTAcgatcttttaaaaaaaatgatcctCGCGGAAAAAGACGGGGAGGGTCAATATAAAGAAGAAAATCGTCGGCATTTGTCTTCTGATTCCTTCTTCATATAGTAAATAATTAAGTCGCCAGCCCAACCCCTGTATATCATAATAAATGAACAGCCCCGAGTAACTTTTTGCCTTTTTCTGTGTGTTTGCGGCAGCCGTAGAACCAGTCCGAAAGCAAAAGTTTGTTCCCCTTTCAAGACAGCGGCAAAATATCTGCTGCTCTCGCCCGTGATATTTCTGTGCGCCGCCTAGCGCCCCGCCCGTAAGCGCTCCGCACGTGTTTTGTGTTGTCCCTAGGGCATTACGAGTATGCATACACGGACGCCGTTCGACAAGGCACTCGTTCCCATCCACCGGCGTTTATACGAACAATTCTACTCCCGTAAAGATGATTTTGCATCGGCTCTGTATTTATGTGTAGcttaaacttttttttctctcttatggctttacaaagattagccaatgtcaagtttgtagttatttacaagttagggaaactacataagtatggacttcgtctgtgccggcgctcgccgagatacgcgcggcgcccttttagagcgcttctgagtcagtttcaccaccaaaaTACCAGTGatacacaaaaaccggccatttttaacaaaaaaaaacacttcaaaaaggcaccgcacgcgcgccagctaaCGCCACCAACAGACAAAGTCAGCTTTAACTTAgtgttatttatcaaaatcaagACACACGCCAGTGTGTGCAGTCAAGTTCTATCGATTATAGTTTTCTAAGACAAGCATAGATATGTTTTTGTCAATACGATTTTTCTTTtggagttaaaaaaaaaatgtgtagcACCAATTTATTCAACGTAAAACGAAAGACAACGAAAAAGCAATCAGAATAACGACCTATCAGTCTCTGATTGCAATGTCGGAGGAAAGAGAGCAGTAACAAGTATCGTCTGATATTAAACTTAGTAAACTTAATAATCACATTAGTTAGtagatcaattattattattcactcTCAAGGCGAATTCGATTTCAATGCGGAGTTATACAAACAGATACCACTCGTACATCCGGAGCTGATTTAATAATATGAAttggtttaattttttaagaggCTCATGAAATCCTGCAAATGTATTCATACGCTCAAGAATCGTGAAAAATAACGAATACGTACAAAAAAATACGAATACTCATGTCTTCTTAATGTCGAACGGCATTCGTTGTCCGACCGGGCTATGGTCCTGAGCCGAGTTTCCTTGCCCCTTATTTTCTCATtagaattttgattttaaaaatacgtGTAGCAAAATGGATAAGATAGCGGATAAGCGCGTATATTATGTGAGTGAAATTGTTCCTTTAAACGCCCATTTTACCGTGGcatagtaataaaagttttatttatttattaagaaacaAAATTCATTCAATAAGGTTCCGTTTGCAACGGAAGGTAAAAGAGAGAGTCCTTTATTAGTACTCGTACTAagaatatattaattatattgaaAGTGTGTTGCCTTCCCGAACGAGTGCCGTCCGTAATTTCAAAAGGGTTGATCGTTGGAGTACGCTCCATTCACGCACCGGGTCGGTTGCAATGCATGCAATGTTTCAACTTTACGACTTTTCTCTCGACTTAATATAGTTAGCGTTCTGTATATCTTTACGTATTCCAGTCAAATATCTTGCTTTTagattaattttacttttttataaacctatacattatggctaattctgttgtactcGATCTCTAAGCTGAACTAAAATTACAGGTCTAAATATGTTGCTATCTCTTTCATTGTgctccctgcggaaaaggatagcaatattTCTAGACCTGTCAGTTTAGTTTAGGAATTGTGTACAACGGAATTCTCCACAGTaagaataaagtttttttttttaaatctaaactatatttaaaataaaacaaattgtttttgttgttacattgcaaaatattaaattttacttaaaatcAGATATAACAATCGCTAACGCtaacttaattaaaaagaaacataAGTAAAACTATAAAATCGGGTTATGAATTAAATCCAAATAAAAAGATTCtgcattaaaattaaatagttggAATGCGTAACTATTTATCTTAAATGGGTCAAAAGTTATTGTGATGTCTGGAATGATTTTTCTTATTGAAGCTGTCTTCGGTGAATAAAATATCCTtcatttatctttttttataattttgcaaTTTGAGTTTTATTAGCTTACGaattaataaatgataaaaaaaaacattttgttttggCTAAGCCATTTTGGCTAACTCTGTTGTACACAATATCTGAATTAAATTAATGgttctaaatgtattgctatcacTTTCATAATGCACCCtccggaaaaggatagcattagatttagacTTATCAATTTAATCCAGTTTGGAAATTGTGCACAACAGAATTAGTTTGGAATCTATAAAGcatactttgattttgctcagacttaagttatAATTTGCTATTACATTATTCTTATGGATGTATCTTTCGAAGACAGTTtcagcatatttttttttcatggtatCCATGTAGTAGTGCATGCGTAGTCATTGAGAACAGATGCTCAAGTGTAAGTTTGTGAGTAATCGAAACTCATTCATTATAGTTTGCGTTTACGTTCAATTGAATCAAAATTTGTGAAATTGGGgcctgaaaatattttttgacatttagacctcatttacacgagagtatttaaacgtccgttaaaaaagcgtccaaatagaacaaatgtattcccaactatctgttcacacgtaaaaaaagcgttgacgtatgAACATATACTTGGGattacatttgttctatttggacgcttttttaacggatgttaaaaaatctctcgtgtaaatgagacCTTAGTTGTTGCAACAATCGCGAGCTGATATCTCTGTAAAAAATTGGCATGTTGGCAGCGGCGATTGCAGATAACCTGCAGATTTCCCTATAAAAATTGAACTAAAAGCTGTGATGAACATGTTTGGTTGACACAAAAGTTACACTTGAGGCACAGTGCCAGAAACTCGGTTGTGGTGATATTGtattgtttacatttttatcAAGTATATAGTTGAAACGGTAGTTTGAATTGTGATGCAGTTTTGCTGTTCAAGTCTTTTATTATCTTAGACGAAAGTTTTGAATTtaatacttttatatttt includes the following:
- the LOC123881092 gene encoding serine/threonine-protein kinase NLK isoform X1 gives rise to the protein MAAVSGPARHSRVSMSVSMSLMQGGTQSAPQGAILAAAAPYYQTPAIPTDVQPDRPIGYGAFGVVWAVTDPRDGRRVALKKLPNVFQSLVSSKRVFRELKMLCFFKHENVLSALDILQPPSLDFFQEIYVITELLQSDLHKIIVSPQHLSADHIKVFLYQILRGLKYLHSARILHRDIKPGNLLVNSNCVLKICDFGLARVEEPDSTKNMTQEVVTQYYRAPEILMGANHYTAAVDVWSVGCIFGELLGRRILFQAQSPVQQLELITELLGTPSLEDMRYACAGARAHMLRRAPRPPALAALYTLSVQATHEAVHLLAQMLVFDPAKRISVVDALAHPYLEEGRLRYHSCMCKCCYSAPPAARHYSPDLEPVAPHAFHDGWERKLTSVHQVKEEIHKFIAEQLQTSRVPLCINPQSAAFKSFASRRTSPKAKVCSPFKTAAKYLLLSPVIFLCAA